The following coding sequences are from one Niveibacterium umoris window:
- a CDS encoding DUF1365 domain-containing protein, which yields MSLELEPSLCVGGVMHARHWPVAHRFAYRLAWVRLPLSRLGQIGNALFGVERMRLFSFHNRDHGARDGSALLPWIRALLARHGLAEACDGEVVLQTFPRLLGFVFNPVSFWFCHDRRGALRAVLCEVNNTFGERHSYLVAHPDQRPIRSEDRFRSSKVFHVSPFFPVRGEYEFNFVERAGVCSVSIDLFDAGHHQISTRISGRMQPLAAGGLARVAARFPLMTLGVVARIHWQALKLLLKGVRFHRKPLPPLEETTS from the coding sequence TTGAGTCTCGAACTCGAACCCTCGCTGTGCGTCGGCGGCGTGATGCATGCCCGGCACTGGCCGGTCGCGCATCGCTTTGCCTACCGGCTCGCCTGGGTGCGCCTGCCGCTGTCGCGCCTCGGTCAGATCGGCAACGCCCTGTTCGGCGTCGAACGCATGCGCTTGTTTTCCTTCCACAACCGCGACCATGGCGCGCGCGACGGCAGCGCCTTGCTGCCGTGGATACGCGCGCTGCTGGCGCGCCACGGGCTGGCCGAGGCCTGCGACGGCGAGGTGGTGCTGCAGACCTTCCCGCGCTTGCTCGGATTTGTCTTCAACCCGGTCAGTTTCTGGTTCTGCCATGACCGGCGCGGTGCGCTGCGCGCGGTGCTGTGCGAGGTGAACAACACCTTCGGCGAGCGGCACAGCTATCTGGTTGCACATCCCGACCAGCGCCCGATCCGCAGTGAAGACCGCTTTCGTTCGAGCAAGGTGTTCCACGTCTCGCCCTTCTTCCCGGTGCGCGGCGAGTACGAGTTCAACTTCGTCGAGCGTGCGGGCGTCTGCAGTGTGTCGATCGATCTCTTCGATGCGGGTCATCACCAGATCTCGACGCGAATTTCCGGCCGCATGCAGCCACTCGCCGCAGGCGGGCTGGCGCGCGTCGCAGCCCGCTTCCCGCTGATGACGCTCGGCGTCGTCGCGCGGATTCACTGGCAAGCCCTGAAGCTGCTGCTCAAGGGTGTCCGCTTCCACCGCAAACCCCTGCCCCCTCTGGAGGAAACCACGTCATGA